A region of the Bacteroidales bacterium genome:
CCAACTTTCTGGTTCGTGTCGCCCGACGAACTCAAAATGCCGAATGAATATAAGCTTTTCCTCAATTCAATGGGCATTGAATATTACGAACAGAAAGATTTCGCAGAGAATATCGACCTGGCCGACATTATTTATATGACCAGAGTGCAGAAAGAACGGTTTTCCGATCCGATGGAATACGAAAAAACCAAAAATGCTCTGGTTCTGAAAAAGAACATGCTGGCCAATACCCGGCCCGGAATGAAAATCCTTCATCCATTACCCCGGGTAAACGAAATCAGCATTGATGTGGATGACAGTGAAAAGGCCTACTACTTTACCCAGGCACTCAACGGAGTGTATATACGGCAAGCCATTATCTGCTCAATTTTAGGACTGATCTAAAAATGCTCTCCTCTATGAACGATAAAAAACACCTGATGGTAAGTGCCATCAAAGACGGGACAGTGATTGACCATATCCCGGCCAGAAACCTTTTCAAAGTAATTTCCATTCTGGGGCTCAATAAGATTGACAATCAGATTACCTTTGGCACCAACCTGGAAAGCAAAAAACTGGGCAAGAAGGCAATTATCAAGATTGCAAACCTTTTTTTCCCTGAAGAAGATATCAATAAAATTGCACTGGTAGCTCCTGAAGCAAAGCTCAACATTATCCGCGACTATGCCGTGGTTGAAAAGAAAGTGGTCCAGGTTCCCGATGAAATCATTGGAATTGTGAAGTGTTTCAATCCGCAGTGCATCACCAATCATGAAAAAATCACAACCCGCTTCGCTGTGATACAAAAGAAAGAGGTAGCTTTAAAGTGCCACTATTGCGAAAAAATCACCGATCAGGAACATATAGAAATCCTGTAACCATCATCAGGGTTTTCCGGCTGGCCGGAAATGTTTGCCTGCAAGCTCAAGCAGTTCTGTTTTGCGTATCCCCCTGATAGCAAGAACCGTCAGAAGAAATCCGACCAGCGGGAATACAATACTCACATGAAAAGTTCTATGCGAATAATCCAGGACAAAAGGTATCTGAAAGGCGAAAAAAACCATCATTCCTTCAAGACCCAGAAATAAAACGGCAGTAAAAACAGC
Encoded here:
- a CDS encoding aspartate carbamoyltransferase regulatory subunit, which encodes MNDKKHLMVSAIKDGTVIDHIPARNLFKVISILGLNKIDNQITFGTNLESKKLGKKAIIKIANLFFPEEDINKIALVAPEAKLNIIRDYAVVEKKVVQVPDEIIGIVKCFNPQCITNHEKITTRFAVIQKKEVALKCHYCEKITDQEHIEIL